TTCCGACACCATGGTCAACCTGGGGCAAAGCTGGGCCGAAGCCTTCATGGACCGGCACGGCGGCGTGCAGATTGCCGTCACCGGCGGCGGCTCGGGCACCGGCATCGCCCAGTTGCTGAACAACAACACCCACATCGCCCAAGCGTCCCGGCCCATGAAGCCCGAGGAGTTCCAGGAAGCGGCCCAGCGGGGCGTAGATGTGCATGAATTCATCGTGGGGCAGGACGGGGTGGTCATCGCCGTCCACCGGGACAACCCCATCGACCGTTTGACCGTTGAACAACTCAAGGGCATCTTCACCGGCCGCATCACCCACTGGTCGGAACTGGGCTGGGAAGAAGGCGGCGCCATCTCCATCCATAGCCGCGACGCCAGCTCGGGCACCCACGCCTTCGTAGTGGAAACCGTCATGGACGGCAAGGACTGGGCGGAAGGCACCCGCTTCGCCACCGGCTCCGCCGCCATCAACGAAGCCTTGCGCACCGACACGGCGGGCATCGGCTACTTCGGTGTGGCCTACGTGGAAGGCACCAAGGCCTTGGCCATCAGCGCCGACGGCGGGCAGAACTACTACGACCCGTTGAACGAAGAGCACGTGGACGCCGGCCTCTACCCCTTGGCCCGGCCCTTGTTCTTCTATACCAACGGCGCACCCCAAGGTGCGGTGCTGGCTTACTTGGAATGGGTGCTGGGCGACGAAGGCCAGAGCCTATTGGAAGAGATCGGCTTCTTCAAGGTCAACACCGCCCAGACTGAGCAAAACGAAGAAACCTTCAAGAAGGCGGGGCTTCGTTGATGGCGAGGCTCCGCCTCCGCACCGGCAGCCGGACCCAGCGGCGGGAACTGGTGGAGAAGGCCATGCAGGCCTGCTTCATGCTCAACGGCACCGTAGCCATATTGGCCTTGGCGGGCATCCTCATCTTCCTGCTTAAAGAAAGCCTGCCCGCCCTAGTGGAGTTGGGTCCCGGGGCCACCATCCTGGGCACCCGCTGGAACCCCACTTCCATGAACCCCGGCTACGGCATGCTGCCCCTCATCGTGTCGACAATCATGGTGACGGTGGGCGCCCTGATCATCGCCGTTCCCTGGGGGATCGCCACGGCGGCCTACATCAGCGAGGTGGCTACGGTCCGCCTAAAGGAAATGTTGAAGCCGGCGGTGGAGATGCTGGCCATCTTCCCCTCGGTGATCTTCGGCTTCATCGGCCTGGTGGTGGTGGCGCCGGCGGTGGCCAGGGTGTTCGGCATGACCAACGGCCAGGTGGCCCTCACGGGCTCCATCACCTTGGCCATCATGGCTTTGCCCACCATCGTCAGCGTGGCCGAAGACGCCATTACCGGCGTCAGCCGGGACTACCGGGAGGCAGCCTACGCCCTGGGGGCCACCCGCTGGCAGGCGGTGCGCATGGTGGTCCTGCCCGCCGCCCGCTCGGGCATCACCGCCGCCGTCATGCTGGCCTTCGGCCGGGCCGTGGGCGAGACCATGGCGGTGCTCATGACCACGGGCAATGCCACGGGCATGCCCCTGACCGAGGTATTGGGCTTCATCACGGGGCCGGATTTCCTGGCCTCGGTCCGCACCCTCACGGCCAACATCGCCCAGGAGGGGCTGAACGTGCCGTGGGGCTCCCTCCACTGGCAGGCCTTGTTCCTGTGCGGGCTGATCCTGTTCATCCTTACCTTCGCCGTCAATTTGACGGCGGATCTCGTAATGCACCGGCCGGCCGGTGGGAGGAGGCGAGTCTCATGAACCGCAGGCTGCGCCAGCGGGAAGCCGTCAACTTGACCCTGCTGCGCCTTGCGGCCCTGCTGCTGCTGGCGGTGCTGGCCTTCATGCTGTACTGGGTAGTGAGCCGGGGGGTGGGCGTCATCTCCCGGTCCTTCATCTTCGACGCTCCCCGGGAGCGGATGACCGCCGGCGGCATCTGGCCCGCCATCGTGGGCACCACCTACGTGTCCTTGGGCACCTTGCTCATCTCCATGCCCGTGGGCATCGCCACCGCCATCTACCTCAACGAGTACGCCCAAGAAGGCACTTGGAACCGCATCATCCGCCTGGCCATCCGCAATCTGGCCGGGGTGCCGTCCATCGTGTACGGCCTCTTCGGTCTGGGCGTGTTCGCCGCCCTGCTCCGGCTGGGCACATCCCTGGCAGCGGCATCCTTGACCTTGTCCTTGATGACCCTGCCGTGGATCGTCACCGCCGCGGAGGAAGCCTTGCGCAGCGTGCCCCAATCCTTCCGGGAGGGCAGTTTCGCCCTGGGGGCCACCCGGTGGCAGACCATCCGCCACCAAGTGCTCCCTTACGCCCTGCCGGGGATGGCCACAGGCTCCATCCTGGGCCTGGCCCGGGCCGCCGGTGAAACGGCGCCCATCCTGCTGACGGGGGCCGCCTATTTCCTGCCCAGGCTGCCTTCGTCACCCTTGGACCAGTTCATGGCCCTGCCGTACCACCTGTACATCCTGGCAACCCAGCACTCCAGCCTGACCCAGGTGCGGCCCCTGGCCTACGGCACCGCCCTGGTCCTCCTGGCCTTGGTCATGTTGTTGAACGCCCTGGTCATCATCGTGCGGAGCCGGGCCCGGGCCAAGAAGACATGGTAGCGGCAAACAAAACCGTTAGGAGTTGATCCCTTTGACCACTGCAACTACCGTCGCCGTACCGGCCACCGGCCAAAGCGGGCCGCCCCGAGCCGGCGGCAGCGAGGCGGGGCCCGAGCCCATCATCCGGGTGCAAAACTTGTCCCTTTGGTACGGTCCGGTGCAGGCGCTGAAAAACGTGTCCATGGAAATCCGGCCCCGCCGGGTCACCGCCATTATCGGGCCTTCGGGCTGCGGCAAGAGCACTTTCCTCAAGACGTTGAACCGCATGATTTCCTTCGTGCCCTCGGTGCGCACCGAAGGCCGGGTGCTGGTAGACAACGAAGACATTTTGGCCCCCCATATCGACTTGGTGGCCCTGCGCAGCTACGTGGGGATGGTGTTCCAAAAGCCCAATCCCTTTCCCAAGTCCATTTTCGAAAACGTAGCCTTCGGCCCCCGCCTCAGGGGCATCCACGACCGGGCCCGCCTGGCGGAAATCGTGGAACGGAGCCTGCGGCAAGCGGCCCTGTGGGATGAAGTGAAGGACCGGCTCAACCACCCGGCCCTTTATCTGTCCGGGGGCCAGCAGCAGCGCCTGTGCATCGCCCGGGCCTTGGCCGTGGACCCCCAGATCATCCTCATGGATGAGCCCGCCTCGGCCCTGGATCCCGCCGCCACGGCCAAGCTGGAAGACCTGCTCCAGCAGCTTGAGAACGATTAC
The Sphingobacteriaceae bacterium DNA segment above includes these coding regions:
- a CDS encoding PstS family phosphate ABC transporter substrate-binding protein, giving the protein MKSVSWRTVIPALLAIAGLVLVGCGAQDPGQGAQDNGGDDLSGYIDVRGSDTMVNLGQSWAEAFMDRHGGVQIAVTGGGSGTGIAQLLNNNTHIAQASRPMKPEEFQEAAQRGVDVHEFIVGQDGVVIAVHRDNPIDRLTVEQLKGIFTGRITHWSELGWEEGGAISIHSRDASSGTHAFVVETVMDGKDWAEGTRFATGSAAINEALRTDTAGIGYFGVAYVEGTKALAISADGGQNYYDPLNEEHVDAGLYPLARPLFFYTNGAPQGAVLAYLEWVLGDEGQSLLEEIGFFKVNTAQTEQNEETFKKAGLR
- the pstC gene encoding phosphate ABC transporter permease subunit PstC, with protein sequence MARLRLRTGSRTQRRELVEKAMQACFMLNGTVAILALAGILIFLLKESLPALVELGPGATILGTRWNPTSMNPGYGMLPLIVSTIMVTVGALIIAVPWGIATAAYISEVATVRLKEMLKPAVEMLAIFPSVIFGFIGLVVVAPAVARVFGMTNGQVALTGSITLAIMALPTIVSVAEDAITGVSRDYREAAYALGATRWQAVRMVVLPAARSGITAAVMLAFGRAVGETMAVLMTTGNATGMPLTEVLGFITGPDFLASVRTLTANIAQEGLNVPWGSLHWQALFLCGLILFILTFAVNLTADLVMHRPAGGRRRVS
- the pstA gene encoding phosphate ABC transporter permease PstA; this translates as MNRRLRQREAVNLTLLRLAALLLLAVLAFMLYWVVSRGVGVISRSFIFDAPRERMTAGGIWPAIVGTTYVSLGTLLISMPVGIATAIYLNEYAQEGTWNRIIRLAIRNLAGVPSIVYGLFGLGVFAALLRLGTSLAAASLTLSLMTLPWIVTAAEEALRSVPQSFREGSFALGATRWQTIRHQVLPYALPGMATGSILGLARAAGETAPILLTGAAYFLPRLPSSPLDQFMALPYHLYILATQHSSLTQVRPLAYGTALVLLALVMLLNALVIIVRSRARAKKTW
- the pstB gene encoding phosphate ABC transporter ATP-binding protein PstB, translated to MTTATTVAVPATGQSGPPRAGGSEAGPEPIIRVQNLSLWYGPVQALKNVSMEIRPRRVTAIIGPSGCGKSTFLKTLNRMISFVPSVRTEGRVLVDNEDILAPHIDLVALRSYVGMVFQKPNPFPKSIFENVAFGPRLRGIHDRARLAEIVERSLRQAALWDEVKDRLNHPALYLSGGQQQRLCIARALAVDPQIILMDEPASALDPAATAKLEDLLQQLENDYTVIIVTHNMQQAARVSAETAFFLDGELIEFDATDRIFTQPRDPRTEAYVTGRFG